A genomic window from Bdellovibrio sp. SKB1291214 includes:
- the pepT gene encoding peptidase T, which yields MMNLEKQLTERFFRYLAVSSQSDDSVSSLPSTPGQQKMAEMLAEELKALGLENIQIDSHATVTAIKPGTKKGGPRIGFITHIDTVDVGLSPHIHPQILKFTGEDVCLNKKENIWLRVSEHPEILPYKNQDIIFSDGTSVLGADNKAAVTVVMTLLENLGRDQEYGDIAVAFVPDEEIGLLGAKVLDLSRFDVDFAYTIDCCELGEVVYENFNAATAEVTLTGVTAHPMSAKGVLVNPILMSQDFIAEFDRNETPENTAGREGYIWFNWMSATQQEAKLSASIRDFDLNRFAARKNKFEDAAKIIAAKYPTAQVHLKITDTYSNISSALGTDRRAIDLIFAGLQEIGVEPKVIPMRGGTDGAALSAKGILTPNYFTGALNFHSKYEFLPVSSFIKSYELTEKICLLAAKN from the coding sequence ATGATGAATCTTGAAAAGCAACTCACTGAACGTTTCTTTAGGTATTTGGCTGTTAGCTCGCAAAGCGACGACAGCGTGTCGTCCCTACCCAGCACCCCAGGCCAACAAAAAATGGCAGAGATGCTTGCCGAAGAATTGAAAGCTCTGGGTCTTGAAAACATTCAGATCGACTCCCATGCGACTGTGACCGCGATCAAGCCCGGAACCAAAAAAGGTGGTCCTCGCATCGGTTTCATCACCCATATAGATACAGTTGATGTTGGCTTAAGCCCACACATCCATCCGCAAATTTTGAAATTCACCGGCGAAGATGTTTGCTTGAATAAAAAAGAAAACATCTGGCTACGTGTTTCAGAACACCCAGAAATTCTGCCCTATAAAAATCAAGACATTATTTTTAGTGATGGCACAAGTGTTTTGGGAGCGGACAACAAAGCCGCTGTGACTGTTGTCATGACACTGCTTGAAAATCTAGGACGCGATCAAGAATATGGCGATATCGCCGTTGCCTTCGTTCCAGACGAAGAAATCGGACTCTTAGGTGCTAAGGTTTTGGATTTGTCGCGCTTTGATGTGGATTTCGCTTACACAATTGACTGCTGCGAGCTGGGTGAAGTGGTCTATGAAAACTTTAATGCTGCAACTGCTGAAGTGACTTTAACGGGGGTTACGGCCCACCCAATGTCAGCCAAAGGAGTTCTGGTGAATCCAATTTTAATGTCTCAGGATTTCATAGCCGAATTCGACCGCAACGAAACTCCAGAAAATACAGCGGGTCGCGAGGGATATATTTGGTTTAACTGGATGAGCGCAACTCAACAAGAAGCTAAACTTTCCGCATCGATTCGGGATTTCGATTTAAATAGATTTGCAGCTCGCAAAAATAAATTTGAAGACGCAGCTAAAATTATCGCAGCCAAGTATCCCACAGCTCAAGTGCACCTTAAAATCACTGATACCTATAGCAATATCAGCAGCGCCCTTGGCACGGATCGGCGCGCGATCGATTTGATTTTTGCAGGCCTTCAAGAAATTGGCGTAGAACCAAAAGTGATTCCTATGCGAGGCGGAACCGATGGGGCCGCACTTTCTGCTAAGGGAATTTTGACGCCAAACTATTTTACGGGCGCTTTGAATTTTCATTCAAAGTACGAGTTTTTACCGGTGAGCTCGTTCATTAAATCTTACGAACTCACAGAGAAGATTTGCTTACTCGCAGCAAAAAACTAA
- a CDS encoding class I SAM-dependent methyltransferase, with amino-acid sequence MNFPNYWRHHSGVKVLEIGCGTGRHTKKWIEAGNTVVAIDMSPGMLAIARGKISSSKVTFVEGDFAAQKGLAHDFDVVVESLVLEHIQNLEDFFRQAITCLKTGGDLYLSEIHPERTLSGVGAHFKPQNSDEEVHLVSFAHTQNEIERVAAAVGFKLIHSKDVLGDRKLAEQNPKWARYLDKPLIKIWHFVKR; translated from the coding sequence ATGAACTTTCCAAATTATTGGCGTCATCATTCTGGCGTCAAAGTTCTGGAAATTGGGTGCGGAACGGGTCGGCACACCAAAAAGTGGATCGAGGCTGGAAACACTGTTGTCGCCATCGATATGTCCCCAGGAATGCTTGCTATCGCGCGGGGAAAAATTTCTTCCTCAAAAGTGACTTTTGTCGAAGGGGACTTTGCCGCTCAAAAAGGACTTGCTCATGATTTTGACGTTGTTGTGGAAAGCTTGGTCTTAGAGCACATCCAAAATTTAGAGGACTTTTTCAGACAGGCAATCACCTGTTTGAAAACAGGTGGAGATTTGTACTTATCAGAAATCCATCCAGAACGAACTTTATCGGGGGTGGGAGCTCATTTTAAACCGCAAAATTCAGATGAAGAAGTTCACCTCGTAAGCTTTGCTCACACCCAGAACGAAATTGAAAGGGTGGCCGCTGCCGTAGGATTTAAATTGATCCATAGTAAAGATGTTTTGGGAGATCGAAAACTTGCTGAGCAGAATCCGAAGTGGGCCCGATATTTAGATAAACCCTTGATAAAAATTTGGCATTTCGTGAAAAGATAG
- a CDS encoding malate dehydrogenase, whose product MKAPVRVAVTGAAGQIGYALLFRIASGAMLGADQPVILQLLEIPDEKAQKALKGVMMELDDCAFPLLHSMIATGDPAVAFKDADIALLVGARPRGPGMERKDLLTANGQIFTVQGEAIGKYANPNVKVLVVGNPANTNAYIAMKSAMKHGRVKAKNFTAMLRLDHNRTLSQLATKTGKPVASFKKVAVWGNHSPTMYPDVRFATADGAKVPELLKLGTTEGDTWNKDTFIPTVGKRGAAIIEARGLSSAASAASAAVDHMRDWWLGTNGEWVTMGIPSDGSYDIPEGIMYGFPVTCKNGEYEIVKGLEIDAFSREKMNNTLKELTEEKDAVASML is encoded by the coding sequence ATGAAAGCTCCTGTACGTGTTGCAGTGACCGGCGCTGCCGGCCAAATCGGTTATGCACTTCTTTTCCGCATCGCAAGTGGCGCGATGTTGGGTGCAGACCAGCCAGTTATTCTTCAACTTCTAGAGATCCCAGACGAAAAAGCTCAGAAAGCCCTTAAAGGCGTGATGATGGAGCTTGATGACTGCGCGTTCCCTCTATTGCACTCTATGATCGCGACGGGTGATCCAGCTGTTGCTTTCAAAGATGCTGACATCGCTCTGCTTGTGGGTGCACGTCCTCGTGGCCCAGGAATGGAACGTAAAGATCTTCTGACTGCAAACGGCCAAATCTTCACAGTTCAAGGTGAAGCGATTGGTAAATATGCAAATCCAAATGTAAAAGTTTTGGTTGTTGGTAACCCAGCAAACACGAACGCTTACATCGCCATGAAATCTGCAATGAAACACGGCCGCGTAAAAGCAAAAAACTTCACAGCTATGCTTCGTTTGGACCACAACCGCACGTTGTCTCAACTTGCTACTAAAACTGGTAAACCTGTTGCTTCTTTCAAAAAAGTGGCAGTTTGGGGTAACCACAGCCCGACGATGTACCCAGATGTTCGATTCGCGACAGCTGACGGCGCAAAAGTACCTGAGTTGCTAAAACTGGGAACGACTGAAGGCGACACTTGGAACAAAGACACTTTCATCCCTACAGTTGGTAAACGTGGCGCTGCGATCATCGAAGCTCGCGGTTTGTCTTCTGCGGCTTCTGCAGCTTCTGCAGCAGTTGATCACATGCGTGACTGGTGGTTGGGTACGAATGGTGAGTGGGTTACGATGGGTATCCCTTCTGACGGTTCTTATGATATTCCAGAAGGCATCATGTACGGTTTCCCTGTGACTTGCAAAAATGGCGAATACGAGATCGTTAAAGGTCTTGAGATCGACGCTTTCTCTCGCGAGAAAATGAATAACACATTGAAAGAATTGACAGAAGAAAAAGACGCTGTCGCTTCAATGCTATAA
- a CDS encoding zf-TFIIB domain-containing protein codes for MKCPHCKDKDLVMSERKGVEIDYCPDCRGIWLDRGELDKILERSQREDESLKASPQQQGQQAYQSQPSYAESSYGGSYGHKPYKRKKSFFEELFD; via the coding sequence ATGAAATGCCCTCATTGCAAAGATAAAGACCTGGTTATGAGTGAACGTAAAGGTGTTGAGATCGACTACTGCCCCGATTGCCGCGGTATCTGGTTAGACAGGGGAGAGCTTGATAAAATTCTTGAGCGCTCTCAAAGGGAAGACGAGTCTCTCAAGGCGTCTCCCCAGCAGCAGGGTCAACAGGCTTATCAATCTCAGCCCTCTTATGCAGAGTCTTCTTACGGCGGCTCGTACGGGCATAAGCCTTATAAAAGAAAGAAATCTTTCTTTGAAGAATTGTTCGATTAA
- a CDS encoding tetratricopeptide repeat protein, which produces MLRSFKTTASVTLLLSLAACGSIQTKENTTPREIQSLLIPSSPHDPANVRAQADYQFIVGDVLSREGKSNKAIEHFKKVAALDPASAAVDLRLSNEYQKLGKTKEAILSAENAVAKESKNLEAHSALGRLYSKDGAYDQAIAQYNVILGLQPDNSEAPIYIGSLYAAKRDFKKAEQQFNSLLKNPKFASPHTVYYYLGVMRLDQKASQYEIAAEKEFKKSLQAKPDFEDAAVALMNLYSEQRNSSKALALGLEYQKHDAFSAKISDAIVQIYIDNGDLEKAYTQLEFTANSSAPTVEGEIKMSLILIKLKKFDQATAKLNDILARAPTADTARYYLAAIHEESGNTEKAIQAYLQIPSSSEHFTESMAHAAYLLKSQGKINKALAITSKGMKVKADPQLFIMHASLLDSKSDIAGAARVLETGLTKYSQNTELRFQHAIMLDRLGKKDDMLTQMRKVLEINPDHVQSLSYLAFSLAERNQQLPEAESLARHASQLAPEDGYVLDTFGWVLFKQKKYSESIKVLEKAHQYQPTASIIAEHLADAYSMQSQTEKAKDLYKKAAALTTDETQASKIRSKLQGLRS; this is translated from the coding sequence ATGCTTCGATCTTTCAAGACCACTGCAAGTGTGACCCTACTACTCTCGCTCGCTGCCTGCGGAAGCATTCAAACCAAAGAGAACACTACTCCCCGAGAAATTCAAAGCCTTCTAATTCCTTCATCGCCCCATGATCCAGCCAATGTTCGAGCGCAAGCGGACTATCAATTTATTGTAGGTGATGTTCTTAGTCGCGAAGGTAAATCTAATAAAGCCATCGAGCACTTCAAAAAGGTTGCAGCTTTAGACCCCGCTTCGGCAGCTGTTGATCTGCGCCTGTCGAATGAATATCAAAAATTAGGCAAAACAAAAGAAGCCATTCTAAGTGCCGAAAATGCAGTAGCCAAAGAGTCGAAAAACTTGGAAGCGCATTCGGCTTTGGGCCGTTTATATTCCAAAGATGGTGCCTATGACCAAGCAATTGCTCAATACAATGTGATCTTAGGTCTTCAGCCCGATAACAGCGAAGCTCCGATTTACATTGGTTCGTTGTATGCGGCAAAAAGAGATTTCAAAAAGGCTGAGCAGCAGTTTAATTCTCTTTTAAAAAATCCAAAATTCGCGTCCCCTCACACTGTTTATTATTATCTCGGAGTTATGCGCTTAGATCAGAAAGCCTCTCAGTATGAAATCGCGGCTGAAAAGGAATTTAAAAAATCCTTGCAGGCCAAGCCCGACTTTGAAGATGCTGCTGTAGCTCTAATGAACCTCTATTCAGAGCAAAGAAACAGCTCAAAGGCGTTGGCACTGGGCCTTGAATACCAAAAGCACGATGCGTTCAGTGCCAAAATTTCAGATGCCATCGTCCAAATTTATATCGATAATGGTGATCTTGAGAAGGCTTACACTCAGCTGGAATTCACGGCGAACAGCTCTGCCCCAACCGTTGAGGGAGAGATAAAGATGTCCTTGATTTTGATCAAACTTAAAAAATTTGATCAAGCCACCGCTAAATTAAATGACATCCTTGCCAGAGCCCCGACGGCGGATACGGCTCGCTATTACTTAGCTGCGATTCATGAAGAATCTGGAAATACTGAAAAAGCAATTCAAGCTTATCTACAGATACCGTCGTCGAGTGAGCACTTTACGGAATCAATGGCTCATGCTGCCTATTTGCTTAAGTCGCAAGGAAAAATCAATAAGGCTTTAGCCATCACTTCAAAGGGCATGAAAGTGAAAGCTGATCCTCAGCTCTTTATCATGCACGCGTCCCTGCTGGATTCAAAATCCGACATTGCAGGTGCTGCACGCGTTTTAGAAACGGGATTGACGAAGTATTCACAAAATACAGAATTGCGCTTTCAACACGCAATCATGTTAGATCGTCTTGGTAAGAAAGACGATATGCTGACACAAATGAGAAAAGTTTTAGAGATCAACCCGGATCATGTTCAAAGTCTTAGCTATCTGGCGTTTTCCCTAGCAGAGCGCAATCAGCAGCTGCCTGAGGCAGAATCTTTGGCACGCCATGCTTCACAGCTAGCACCCGAAGATGGCTATGTCTTAGATACTTTTGGATGGGTGTTGTTTAAACAAAAAAAATATTCCGAATCGATCAAAGTTTTAGAAAAAGCCCACCAGTATCAACCAACGGCTAGCATCATCGCTGAGCATTTAGCGGATGCATATTCGATGCAATCTCAAACGGAAAAAGCCAAAGACCTTTATAAAAAGGCCGCGGCTCTCACCACGGACGAAACTCAAGCCAGCAAGATTCGTAGCAAGCTTCAAGGGTTGCGCTCTTAA
- a CDS encoding DUF3011 domain-containing protein — protein sequence MKRILIALVSVMAFAQIAQAQTEYYTEDYRPAGMDRRGCDDQIDEPQVEYMDCDSEDNKYNECWVNGRGVRSVRLYRKNSRSECVANKSFGFKGSVIWVDKGCRATFEIKR from the coding sequence ATGAAAAGAATTTTGATCGCACTGGTATCTGTTATGGCATTTGCACAAATTGCTCAGGCACAGACTGAATACTATACTGAAGACTACCGACCTGCAGGAATGGATCGTCGCGGTTGTGACGATCAAATCGATGAGCCGCAAGTAGAGTACATGGACTGTGATTCAGAGGACAACAAATACAACGAGTGCTGGGTTAATGGCCGTGGAGTAAGATCCGTCAGATTGTACCGTAAAAACTCGCGCTCTGAATGTGTTGCCAACAAAAGCTTTGGATTTAAAGGAAGTGTGATTTGGGTAGATAAAGGTTGCAGAGCCACTTTTGAAATCAAACGATAA
- a CDS encoding substrate-binding periplasmic protein gives MIIRASIPAGLAPPLLIEDGDKKEGLIVDYTNALAEAMGRKAQFSVVTRYRLLGYLLKGQMDILCYTSPLWDTSQDKMDFSKTLFIKREIIIGPSPMPETVAGLKGKTLGTMLLYVYPALDPYFSSGKINREDNVSEEANLKKLLHGRIQYVVTDQIFLDYFRLKNPDITKNRQSIFLKDYPIICSISRLGRVTKKDLDSAILKLKSSGKLEHLFKKYGSTLINPE, from the coding sequence ATGATTATTCGCGCCTCCATTCCTGCGGGATTGGCTCCGCCTTTGTTGATCGAAGACGGTGATAAAAAAGAAGGCCTTATTGTCGACTATACCAACGCCCTTGCTGAAGCCATGGGGCGCAAAGCTCAGTTCAGCGTGGTCACTCGTTATCGTCTGCTTGGATACTTGCTTAAAGGTCAAATGGACATCCTGTGCTACACGTCCCCGTTGTGGGACACGAGTCAGGATAAAATGGATTTTTCAAAAACACTTTTTATCAAACGAGAGATAATCATTGGACCGTCCCCAATGCCGGAGACGGTCGCGGGCCTTAAAGGAAAAACTCTGGGCACTATGCTTCTCTATGTCTATCCTGCGCTGGATCCTTATTTTTCCTCTGGAAAAATAAATCGCGAGGACAATGTCAGCGAAGAAGCAAATCTTAAAAAACTTCTTCACGGACGAATTCAATATGTGGTCACAGATCAGATATTTCTTGATTATTTTCGATTGAAAAACCCGGATATTACTAAAAATCGCCAGTCTATTTTTCTTAAAGACTATCCGATCATCTGCTCAATAAGTCGCTTGGGTCGAGTCACTAAAAAAGATCTGGACAGTGCTATCCTAAAGCTCAAGTCTTCAGGGAAGCTTGAGCATCTGTTCAAGAAATATGGCAGCACCCTCATTAATCCTGAGTAA
- a CDS encoding serine/threonine protein kinase has product MDTLKKIGPYQIIKRIAEGGMAEVYLGKTEARFGVSKLVAIKTTLQSGNAEQLKEMFFNEIRMSANLNHQNIVKIHDFGEFNDRGYMAMEYVNGVTLRELMNYQREKNEPLSSSFILYIIHQVALGLAYAYQSVDPQTGRPLKLIHRDISPHNILISFEGEVKVIDFGIAVAPKDRDLDNTGGLIKGKIAYMSPEQARGQEVDGASDIFALGIVLWELLANERFYTGTTVKEVKQSILSYDVEKLNKEKMSMRAEELLGIIPIMLHQDAKKRAGDANELARLLGTVLSSLHPDFSALALADYLRDVFSETYKSNLEQIRLAIAEDDKTQVNVMDATAPTAEYGEMDEFELKIAEGSYHTNVIHLEKLSDAKPVYQPPEKVLHNPYAEKPKVQSATITAENINKVSKKPTPKRSQPFGYIMMFAFFFAMVLMSGLSTGKINAIDKKPLEVTHVEVPSLAPLLEQTSPPVADPYRVTPSAANARKPTAGVARKALPKSRNVASAKPAAKSPVANVRSAKKQVFDMSSFKNGMPYPSGSKCLSNCPIKVGAQAD; this is encoded by the coding sequence ATGGACACGCTAAAGAAAATTGGACCTTATCAAATTATAAAACGTATCGCTGAAGGCGGTATGGCAGAAGTGTACTTGGGCAAAACCGAAGCCCGCTTTGGCGTCAGCAAACTCGTGGCGATTAAGACGACTCTGCAGTCTGGAAATGCGGAACAACTCAAAGAGATGTTCTTTAATGAAATTCGCATGAGTGCAAACTTAAATCATCAAAACATCGTTAAGATCCATGATTTCGGTGAATTCAATGATCGCGGTTATATGGCGATGGAATACGTGAACGGTGTGACATTGCGGGAGTTGATGAATTATCAACGAGAGAAAAATGAACCGCTTAGTTCATCATTCATTCTTTATATTATTCACCAGGTCGCTTTGGGCCTCGCGTATGCTTACCAATCGGTTGACCCGCAAACGGGGCGACCGCTCAAGCTGATTCATCGTGATATCAGCCCTCATAATATTTTGATTTCCTTTGAAGGCGAAGTGAAAGTCATCGACTTCGGGATCGCTGTTGCACCGAAGGACAGAGACCTAGACAACACGGGCGGACTTATTAAAGGTAAGATTGCCTATATGAGTCCCGAGCAAGCTCGCGGTCAAGAAGTTGACGGGGCCTCTGACATTTTCGCTTTGGGGATTGTGCTTTGGGAGCTTTTAGCGAACGAACGCTTCTATACTGGAACAACGGTCAAGGAAGTGAAACAATCAATCCTTTCCTATGATGTCGAGAAACTGAATAAAGAAAAAATGAGCATGCGGGCTGAAGAGCTTTTAGGAATTATCCCCATTATGCTCCATCAAGATGCTAAAAAAAGAGCCGGGGACGCCAATGAGTTAGCGCGTCTTTTGGGAACAGTGCTTTCTTCCTTGCATCCTGATTTTTCAGCTTTGGCCTTGGCCGATTACTTAAGAGATGTTTTCTCTGAGACCTATAAATCCAACTTAGAGCAAATTCGTTTGGCCATTGCGGAAGACGATAAAACGCAAGTCAACGTCATGGATGCGACGGCGCCCACGGCAGAATATGGCGAGATGGATGAATTTGAGCTGAAAATTGCAGAGGGTTCGTATCACACCAACGTCATTCATTTAGAAAAGCTTTCTGATGCTAAGCCGGTTTATCAACCGCCAGAGAAAGTTTTGCACAACCCCTATGCCGAGAAACCTAAGGTTCAATCTGCTACGATCACCGCAGAGAATATCAATAAGGTTTCTAAAAAACCGACGCCGAAAAGATCGCAGCCATTTGGCTATATCATGATGTTTGCATTTTTCTTTGCGATGGTTTTGATGAGCGGCCTTTCTACGGGTAAGATCAACGCCATTGACAAAAAACCTCTCGAAGTGACTCATGTCGAAGTGCCGTCGTTGGCACCTTTGCTTGAGCAAACAAGCCCACCGGTGGCGGACCCCTACCGAGTCACACCAAGTGCCGCGAATGCCAGAAAACCAACGGCAGGAGTCGCTCGTAAAGCGCTCCCTAAGAGCCGTAATGTTGCGTCGGCAAAACCTGCTGCAAAGTCACCTGTGGCTAATGTCAGAAGCGCTAAAAAGCAGGTGTTTGATATGTCGAGCTTTAAAAATGGGATGCCTTACCCTTCAGGTTCTAAATGCCTGAGTAATTGTCCAATCAAAGTCGGCGCACAGGCCGACTAA
- the orn gene encoding oligoribonuclease, giving the protein MDKIFWLDMEMTGLDVEKERIIEVAAIVTDLNFKELDVFETVVRQPQKYLDSMDAWNTEHHKKSGLTAKVPNGMPEDQAEAKLVDLVKKHWPDPKDRPVMGGNSIMQDRLFINKYMPDLASRLHYRQVDVSSWKVIINNKFKYVYQKTNSHRALDDIRESIQELRHYCDNLNFKK; this is encoded by the coding sequence ATGGATAAAATATTTTGGCTTGATATGGAGATGACCGGTCTTGATGTGGAAAAAGAACGCATCATCGAAGTCGCAGCGATCGTCACGGATCTTAACTTTAAAGAGCTGGATGTTTTTGAAACTGTCGTACGCCAGCCGCAAAAATATCTAGATAGCATGGACGCCTGGAATACCGAACATCATAAAAAATCAGGGCTGACCGCGAAAGTTCCAAATGGCATGCCTGAAGATCAAGCTGAAGCTAAATTGGTTGATTTAGTCAAAAAGCACTGGCCAGACCCGAAAGACCGCCCCGTTATGGGTGGGAATTCGATCATGCAAGATCGCTTGTTCATTAATAAGTACATGCCTGATCTTGCCAGCAGACTTCACTATCGCCAAGTCGACGTGTCGTCTTGGAAAGTGATCATCAATAACAAGTTTAAATACGTTTATCAAAAAACGAACAGCCACCGAGCTTTGGATGATATCCGCGAAAGCATCCAAGAACTTCGCCACTATTGCGATAATTTGAATTTCAAAAAATAG
- a CDS encoding response regulator, with protein sequence MITQTTSRIGKLLIIDDEEDLREVLTAILEDSAQQIDTAANGLEGIEKLKSGQYDAVLSDEKMPRKSGLEVLKWMRENGINTPFIMHTGYGQKDIMQEAQKLGVFALIDKPWDEKKLIKTVETALQTGTATPK encoded by the coding sequence ATGATTACACAAACGACCTCTCGCATTGGCAAGTTATTGATTATCGACGACGAAGAAGATCTTCGCGAAGTGCTGACCGCAATCCTTGAAGACTCGGCTCAGCAGATCGATACGGCAGCGAATGGACTTGAGGGCATCGAAAAACTCAAATCAGGTCAATACGACGCTGTTCTCTCTGACGAAAAGATGCCCCGAAAGAGTGGTTTGGAAGTCCTTAAATGGATGCGTGAAAATGGCATCAACACTCCGTTCATCATGCACACCGGATATGGTCAAAAAGACATCATGCAAGAAGCTCAAAAACTTGGAGTCTTTGCTTTGATCGACAAACCGTGGGACGAGAAAAAGCTGATCAAAACGGTCGAAACAGCTTTGCAAACAGGGACAGCTACGCCAAAATAG
- a CDS encoding JmjC domain-containing protein encodes MKSALLDQKFWRHFAKNHWEKKPLLLRNVKSDLIEMTADEIFDLLVLYADRCRQINDPTGFKFYTDGIKAQEEDVLSVLPEKSDKSLAGYHKRMNTLFSDYCLVCDELLQVNLKKQHLLTDFTDQLYRHVGFPNRFSEMGLYLGNYKKTPFGVHVDSCGVFSFPVAGTKKFRLWNAAYGEKHPELDRTFNYEKNKKHSQLLEVGPGDMTYWPSSEWHIAESDGSFSATWSLGVWVDQPHKDMVSDSVKELLDKKLGSSGTQVMTAFKRLHNKSGEITGLPKSFSNSLKLLQNLSPLELQDILSRNWMKHISLQGFKTMPYEALELSAKSCLHLRNDRSPILWQKSLVTSNNYYASFGGVLIESSSTGLLNLIKDLNAGNSCAIQPYLKGASSKKDLHSLQTLADAGAFNIL; translated from the coding sequence ATGAAATCAGCTCTACTTGATCAAAAATTCTGGCGTCATTTCGCCAAAAACCATTGGGAGAAAAAGCCTCTCCTTTTACGCAATGTAAAGTCCGATCTGATCGAAATGACTGCCGATGAGATCTTTGATCTGCTAGTTTTATACGCTGATCGCTGTCGCCAAATAAATGACCCAACAGGATTTAAGTTTTATACCGATGGCATCAAGGCCCAGGAAGAAGATGTTTTATCAGTTCTTCCAGAAAAATCAGATAAGTCCCTGGCGGGCTATCACAAGCGTATGAACACCCTTTTCTCCGATTACTGCTTGGTGTGCGATGAGCTTTTGCAAGTAAACCTTAAAAAACAGCATTTGCTAACAGACTTTACTGATCAGTTGTACCGCCACGTGGGCTTCCCCAATCGTTTCTCCGAGATGGGTCTTTACCTAGGGAACTATAAAAAAACTCCGTTCGGTGTTCATGTCGATTCTTGTGGTGTTTTCAGCTTCCCAGTGGCTGGCACTAAAAAATTCCGTTTATGGAATGCAGCTTACGGAGAAAAGCACCCTGAATTGGATCGCACATTTAACTATGAAAAAAATAAAAAACATTCTCAGCTTTTAGAAGTCGGCCCGGGGGACATGACATATTGGCCTTCCTCGGAATGGCATATTGCTGAATCTGATGGCTCCTTCAGCGCCACTTGGTCGTTAGGTGTTTGGGTGGACCAGCCTCATAAAGATATGGTTTCTGATTCTGTGAAAGAGCTCCTGGATAAGAAGCTTGGCTCCTCCGGTACTCAAGTGATGACAGCCTTTAAGCGTTTGCATAATAAATCGGGTGAAATCACTGGCCTCCCAAAATCCTTCAGCAACTCCCTGAAGCTTTTGCAAAATTTAAGTCCGTTGGAACTTCAAGATATCTTATCCAGGAACTGGATGAAGCACATTTCACTTCAAGGATTTAAAACAATGCCTTATGAGGCCTTAGAGCTCAGTGCAAAATCCTGTCTTCACCTTCGCAATGATAGGTCGCCCATTCTGTGGCAAAAAAGCCTAGTTACAAGCAATAACTACTACGCAAGCTTTGGCGGCGTCTTGATTGAGAGCTCTAGCACGGGTCTTTTAAATCTTATTAAAGACCTGAATGCCGGTAACTCTTGCGCCATCCAACCTTACCTTAAGGGTGCGAGTTCTAAAAAAGACCTTCACTCATTACAGACACTGGCTGATGCCGGTGCTTTCAATATTTTATAA
- a CDS encoding gamma-glutamylcyclotransferase, translating into MDAHYGKVMQARDQIKDTGSKLYFAYSGVLDREAFEIWAEEHSYQFFTLPEGQVAEAKGVDLIFDFPSRWWGGRVAGLTMKDDSSVFGRLFEIPAKEWPIIQHKEGVVTGMSVETTLRVLVNGQEFEATAFVTSPNRRSLDGPISERYLEALIRGARASGLPAEYIASLPAKAR; encoded by the coding sequence ATGGACGCCCATTATGGCAAAGTGATGCAAGCACGAGATCAAATTAAAGATACAGGCAGCAAATTGTACTTTGCCTATTCGGGGGTTTTGGATCGTGAAGCTTTCGAAATTTGGGCCGAAGAACACAGCTACCAATTCTTCACATTGCCTGAAGGTCAGGTCGCCGAAGCCAAAGGGGTGGATCTTATTTTCGACTTTCCATCACGCTGGTGGGGAGGACGTGTTGCAGGTCTCACCATGAAAGACGACTCTTCCGTTTTCGGAAGACTTTTTGAAATCCCTGCGAAAGAGTGGCCGATCATTCAACATAAGGAAGGCGTCGTAACCGGAATGTCTGTAGAAACTACTCTACGTGTCTTGGTCAATGGGCAAGAATTCGAAGCAACAGCCTTTGTAACATCACCGAACCGCCGTAGCCTTGACGGTCCTATTAGCGAACGATATCTCGAAGCCCTCATTCGAGGCGCGCGAGCATCGGGACTGCCTGCGGAATATATCGCTTCCCTACCTGCGAAAGCACGGTAA